The DNA segment CCCGACCCTTATCGTCGGCAACCACAAGTGCGCCAGGAGCGTTGTCTATTACCGTCCTAAGTCGGGCTCTTTGCACCTCTATCTGGCGCTGCGCCTTTTTCAGCTTGGAGATATCGACGAAGGTGGTAGCGAATTGCCCCTCCTTCGGTTTGAAGGCCGATATCTGGAAATGCCTCCTCATGGGCTCGAAGTAGGTCTCGAAGAAGATGGGTTCACCTGTCCTCTCGACCTGGGCATACGTTTCCAAGAACGGAGCCTCACCAGTGCCGTACAGCTCGCTGGCAAGCGCCCCGATGGCCCTCTCCCTAGGCATATCGGTGGCCCGCTCGAACGCTGGATTGACGTCTACGATACGGTAGTCCCGTGCAGCTCCATCATGGTCGAGGACGAGCTCGTGAAGAGCGATGCCTTCGTTGCTGGAGGAGAACAGCGAACGGAACGTCCTCTGGCTCTCCTTAAGCGCCTCCTCCACGGTCTTGCGGCCTGTGATATCGACGCATATCCCGATCATCCTTACAGGTTGGCCCTGGTCATTGTATTCGCCTTGCCCTAGAGCGTTTACCCATATCACTTGACCATCCCTGCGGACCACCCGGTACTCGTTGTCGAGGAAGGTATGGTCCCGCAGCGACCGCTGGATCCTTTCGTTCGCAATCTCAACATCATCAAGGTGTAGCACCGAGTTCCAGGTGTCGAAGTTCGCCTCATCCTCAGCCGGGTGGAGACCTAACAGATTGTACATCTCCTTTGACCACTCGATCTTCCCGGTGGTGATATCCCAGTCCCATACGCCCACCCGTGCCGCTTTTTGGGCCATCTCGAAACGCTCGTTCAGGTGGCTGAGAACCTCCTCGGTCCTCCTCAGCTTGGTGACGTCATGACCCACGACCAATGCACCAACCTGTTTCCCGTTCTCGTAGCTCGACTTTAGGCTGAAGGCCGCGGTTATCGTAACTCCGTCCTTGGTCCTGATCCTGTACTCGACCGAGGCCTCAGTTCTCTTGCCCGATAGTCCCCTCTCGATGTCCATACGGAACCTCTCTCTATCGGAGCCTACCAGAAGGTCGGCGGGGTCCATGCTCAGCAGCTCTTCCTGGGAGTAGCCGGTGAGGTCAGACATGGCCTCATTGATGCTCGTGAGCCTAGGACCGCGAAAGTCTATCTCGAAGATGGCGGTGGGAGCATACTTAATCAGGTGGCGGAAGTTTTCTTCCCTGGCCTTGTTCTCTGTGATGTCAACGGCCGTGCTCAGGATGTGGTCCGCCCCATCCACGGTCACTCTCACATTGACCACCATCAGGGTCAACGGCCTCCCCCGTCTGGTGTGGGCCAGAACCTCTTGTTCGCGTGCCCCTCCCTCTCCCGGCCTCCTGACGATGGTGTGCCCGATCTCTGAACGATCTTCATCGTAAATGTTCAGGTCCCTGACGGAGCGACCTATGACCTCCTCGCGCCCGAACTCAAAAAGCCTAAGCCAGCTCTCGTTCACGTCCACGAGCCGGGAGTCGGAGGCACGAACGATGGACATGGCCGAAGGGTTGCTGCTAAACATCGTGGAGAAGAGATCGGCCCTTTCCCTCTTCGTCCCCACTCCAGGCCCCCTCTCATCGGTGATGTCCAAGAAGATCCTCATGGCCCCGGCATATTGGCCTGCATCATCGAAGATCGGAACGGTCGAGGACGAAATCCAGACCTCAGAACCGTTCCTATGCCGCAGGCGGCGTTCGCAGATCCCTCCCCTCCCCTTCCTGAGCTCCTTTAGCCAGTTCAATTCATCATCTACGTCCTCAGGGAACAAGAAGTCGGTGGTCGGCCGGCCCATCATCTCCTCTGCGGTATGACCTAGGATTGAAGCCCCTCTTTCGTTAATTTGGTCGGTGCGGTCGTGAGCGTCCACTGTCCACAAGCCCTCGTTTGCGAGAGGGTTGAGGTACATTGTTATGTGGTGAATGGGGTCGTTCATCGGTCCTGACATAGCCTTGACTGAACACCATTGGAGCCAGACCTACATAATCATCTTGCTGAGGTGGAGAACGATGATCCGGCCCTGATGCTCATAGCTCGGACGCGGGAAGGTGAGGGGACAGATATAGGATGGACCGTCACGAAAGGGCATCAGCGGCGAAACCGGCTATCGATATATTATCATACAGACATTATCAATATCAAAGGCATCAAAGCGGTATGAAGTCTCTAAATATCTCGCACCCTCTCTAAGCCGGAGATTGCCTTGACCGACAGCATCTGGACCTCGCCACATTATAAGATCCGCAAGAAGATCCTCGCCATCGCCAACCAATACTGGATCGAGGATGGTCAGGGCAGGACCCTGGGATTCACCAAGCAGAAGCTGCTGCGTTTGAGAGAGGACATACGGATCTACGCTGATGAGGCCATGGTCCGGGAGCTGTTCTGGGTACACCAGGAACAGGTCATGGATGCCTGGGGGACCTTTGCTGTCGTGGACACGGCGGCCAACGTATGCGTCGGTAAGATCCGCAGGAACATAATGTCCGGGCTGCTGGCGGACGAGTACTACCTGCTGGACCCCTATGGTCAGCAGATCGGCAGGGTCTACGAGGAGACGGGGAGGGGGCTGGTCCGAAAGTACCTGCCCTTCGGGGGGCTGGTCACCGAGAGGGTCGTGGTAGAGCTGTACGGCCGGCCGGTGACGGAGATCAAGCAGCAGTTCAAGATCATAGGCGATGAGTGGGATGTGGACTGTTCCAAGCTCCCTCCTCAGTTCGATCGCCGCGTTCTCCTGGCAGGGATAATAATGATGGGCATGGTGGAGCGGGAGAGGGACCGCAACTAGCCCCCGATACCATTAGAGGAGCTCACGGCCTGCGCCTCATCTCCCCAGGTCCTTCCACGCTTTCTCTCCCAGGCACAGCCGAACGGTCTCCTGTATTCGTCCGGCTCTGGTCTGGGGCCTCTTGGCGAGCTTGATCCAGGCGAGCAGCTGTTTTCTCTTGGAACTGCTGAGAGCATCGAACCTCTCCCGGGCCGGCGGCCGGTCCCCAAGAGCCTGAACCAGATCGTCAGGCATGAGGAGGCCCTCCACATCCTCCAGGAAGTTCCAGGAGCCGTTCAGGTGAGCCTCCTCCACCTTGGCCATTCCCGCTGGGGTCATGATGCCGTCCTTGATCGCACGCTCCACCCGGACCTTGTTGGAGCGTGACCACAGGCTGCCCTTCCGCCGAGGGGTGAACCACAACCTTGCCCTTTCATCGTCCAGGCGGTGCATCCGGCCATCGATCCAGCCAAAGGACACGGCCTCCAGGAGAGCCTCGTCCAAGGACAGGTTCTTCTTCCCGCTGCTTTTCTTGTAGTAGATCAACCACACCCCCTTGGAGCGGGCATGGTTCTGCTCCAGCCACCCCCTCCATTCCTCCCGGTCCCGAGGTTAAAGGACGTCCTCTGTCAGATCGTCGGTCATCTCTATCTTCATCCCATTTTACTTTATACTCTCCAGAACATGGGCCCAGACCCTTGGTAGCTCTGTGGTCCACGGCAAAGCTGATGTTGAGGGGAAAGCTCTTCTGCGGACAGTATTATCTACCGACCGCTCTAAAACATACATGGTCGCAATGAACCATACCATCATACACTTCGAGATACCGGCGAACGACCTTGGCATGATGAAGGAATTCTATAGCAGGGTTTTCGGCTGGAAGGCCAACGATGTCCCAGGCATGGACTATGCCGTGATGCACACGGTCCCGACCGACGAAAAGGGAATGCTGCTGGAGCCCGGCGTGAACGGGGGCATATACCAGCGTACCTCAAAGGTGCAGGTGCCCATCAACTACATTCAGGTGGAGTCGGTGGACGACTACATGGACCGGGTAACGAGCGAAGGGGGTAGTATCCTTGCGCCGAAGCAGCACATCCAGGGGGTCGGGTACATAGCTTGGGTCTCCGATCCTGAAGGCAACCCTATCGGCCTTATCACACCCCAGATGTGAGTCTCCAGAGCACTAGCGCACCCGGCGATGTCATGGCGGACGGGGCGACGGCGTGATCGGAGATGTTCAGAACTCCTTCCAGCGTTTGCGATGGTTCAACCGCGGACTGTCGCTAACCTCCATTGATGGCCTGTGCATGTAGCTGTAGGACGGATATGGCATCAGCGGATGCTTGGCATATCGTGAATCGGCGCAGGTCTGGTCATAGAACACCTTCATCAGCAGGATGAACCACATCAAGTACGCCATGAGGATCAGCAATACTGTGGGCCAGTATAGGGAGAAGGTGAAGGCCACGCAGGCGGCCGTCATCAGCGTCGCCATCACCAAGGAGGCCACGTACCTGCTTATTAGCATGTGGCTTCCAGGGACCGTGCACAGGTTGTAGTAGTTGATCTGCCGCACGATGGGCCCAAGGACGTTCTGAAGGACGACCCACACTATGAGGCTGGCGGCGATGGTCAGACCGAAGGCGATGTAATGGGCCTGCCCATTGGTCAGGATCAGCGCTATCATGCAGGCCAGGTAGAATAGTTCAGCGCACAGGAGGGACCGGGAGCCCTTGTAGAGCCGGAAACCGTCACCCGGGAGGATTATCTTGCCCAGGGTCCTGGAGATGACCCCCGCGGAGTACTTGATGAAGTGGGGCATCTTCCGGGCCAGGGCGTCGGCGATACGGTAGCTGCGGCGCATCAAGAAGGGGCAGACAGCGCTGAGCACGAAGGTGAACGCGCCTGCCAGGGGGTACAACTCCGCCCCCTTGGTGGAACTCGCTGCCTGCCTGGCAATGCTGGCATAGAGAATCGATTCATCGCCGCGGGCACACATGGAAGTGGATACGAACAACGACTGCCTCGGTGTATATCCCATGAAGAAGGACACCACGGCAGTGAGGAACACGTCGTCGAGGATCACCAGGACCACGGCCAAGGCCACGATCCCGATGACGGAAGGGAACAGGGTGGGATCGATCATCATCCCGAAGGCCATGAAGAACACCGCCACGAAGGCGTCACGGAAGGGGGCGATCTTCTCCTCTATCCTGTCGGTGATCCTCGTCTCCGCGAAGGTCATGCCTATGAAGAACGCTCCGATCATCCCCGGTATGGAGAAGAACTCCGCTAGCGCGGCGGAGAGACACACCAGACCCAGAGCGAAGAGGACGAACATCTCGTCGTTCTTCATCTTGACCAGGTAGGAGATGGTCCGGGGGATGACCACTAAGGCCAGGACCACGAAGAAGACGATGAATATGGCCACGCCCACGATGAAGCCCATTACGGTAACGTTGCCGCCGCTCTTCACCACCAGACCTCCTAAGAGCGCGAGGAAGATAGAGGAGATGAAGTCCTGCGCCACCATGACGCCGAGAAGGAAGTCGGTCTCGGCATTGTTAAGACGGTCCATCTCCAGTAGGGACTTCAACGCCACCCCCGCGCTGCTCATAGACACTATAAGGGCCAGGAACAGCGTGTCCATGAACGGCCATCCCAGGGCCGTTCCCAGCAGCACGCCGGTGAACAGGTTGATCCCGATGTTGAATATGGAGAGTATTATTGCCGGACGCCTGACCTTGCGAAGCTTGGTGATGGAGAACTTCAGGCCCACAAAGAACATCAGGAGGATTATTCCCAGCTGCGAGATGGCGTTGATGAGGGAGGTGTCGTGGATGAGGCCATGGTAACTTAGCCCGCCGATCTCGATGTGTATGAACGGGCCGATGAATATGCCGGCGGCGATGTAGCCTAGAATGGCGCTCTGCTTGAAGCGGCCGGCGAGGGCGGCGCCTGTGAAGGCCACCAGCATTATCACCCCTACCTCCAACATGAAACCGTTGGTCACCGCTTTACCATCCCTAGGGCCCGGTCAAGGAAAAGGACACTCAGTAGGCCTAGGTATGGACGTCTACCTCAATCTGGTTTCATCACTACCCAAGCCTCCTCGCCCTCCGCCGATCGAGGCCCAGTGCATCCCGATTGAAGTATTGAGACAGTACGTACATTAAGGTTACTAGTTGGGCAACGAAAGCGTAAAACCAGTATTGATTCCATTGTTCTGGAGAGGATGGAGGTTCAGAACATCGTCACGTAATGCCCGCTCGCCTGGGCGCGTTGATCGAGCTGGGGCCATGAGCTGTGGACGATCGTTATGGAGCGCCTGCCACGGTCATGGAGGTCCGCGGTCACGGCCGGGGCTCGATAGTACGATGCTATTATCGGTCGGAAGAGGATGGGGGGCGGAGAGGTCTGGTCATGAAGATCGATGGTTCCTATGGAGAGGGTGGGGGACAGCTTCTGAGATGCGCCGTGGCTCTTTCCGCTCTAACAGGGATAGAGGTCGAGGTAAGCGACATTCGTGCCAAGAGGGGGAGACCGGGGCTGGCGGCCCAGCACCTCACAGCGGTGATGGGGGTGGCCGCTCTGTGCGATGCCGAGGTGGAAAACGCATACGTCGGCTCCACCTTCATACGGTTCCGGCCGGGGCCGGTCATCGGAGGCTCCTACAAGCTTGACGTGGGAACCGCCGGCAGCATCACCCTGGTGCTGCAGGCGTGCATGCTGGCATCACTGATGTCTCCGGCCGTCACGGAGCTGGAGATAATCGGCGGGACCAACGTGAGGATGTCCCCTCCCGTGGACTACTACTACCAGGTGCTGTACCCTCTTCTGGAGAGGATGGGGTATGATGTCGACCTCCAGTTGGAGAGGCGGGGTTTCTATCCCCAGGGCGGGGGAAGGGTCACCGCCTCGCTGGCCCCCTGCCCATCCCTGACCCCCCTGCGACTGCAGGCCCGGGGGGAGATGGAGGAAGTAGGGGGAGTTTGCTTCTCCCAGAACCTGCCCGATCACGTGGCCCAGAGGATGGAGCATGCCTGCCGCAAGGCCTTCATCGGTGGAAACCTCGAGCTGCGCGCCCACCGCTCCGCCGGTCCCTCCACCGGTGCCGGCACCGCTCTCTACGCCCGCTACCGTCATACCGTGCTGGGCGGTGACGGGTTGGGCGAGAAGGGGGTCCCCGCGGAAAGGGTAGGGGAGGCGGCGGTGAGCTGCCTCAGAACGGAGATGGAGGGACCGGGCACGCTGGATACGCACGCCGCCGATCAGCTCCTCCCGTACATGGCACTGGCCATGGGGCCGTCGGTGTTCACGGTCCGGGAGGTCACCTCGCACCTCCTGACCCAGATGTGGCTCCTCAGGCAGTTCCTCCCCGTGGAGTTCGAGATGCAAGACGTTGCCCAGGGAGTGTCGGTCAGGGTGCTGCCTAACCGTACATCCCCGGGGCCGTGACCTTCCTCAGCTCATCCTCCTTCCCGGCCCGCTCGTACATATCCTTGAGGCTGTTCTCGATAGCCTCGGCCTCCTTGAGCAGGGGCTCGATGTCCAGGGTGCCTTCCAGAACGAGCTTGTTGATGGCCATGGTGACCGCAGCGGCTGCCCGGGCGTCAGGGAACTCCGTGCTGGCCTCGGAGAGTATGGTGATGACGTCGAACAGGCGGTTGAACCCCTCGTTGAGGAGGACGCCGGACAGGCCCACGATGACCCCGGCCTCGAAGATGGGGATCTGATTGGAGCTCAGCATATTCCTTGCCTCCTCTGTGGACCCCACCCCCATGACGTGATCGATGACGTCCTTGATGTCAGGAGGGGGATTGCTCTGCTTGGTGCTGATGCCCTCCGGCGAGATGATCATCCTACACTTGTGGTCCTCCACCCAGTCCATGATGACCTTTCCCAGCTCCTTTATGTCCTGTGGAAGGGGCTGGAACTCAGAAACGAAGACCACCATGCGGTCCTTCCCCTTATTGATCTCCCCCGCGTACACCCTCACAGGGCTGGTAGGAATGCCGCTCTTGATCATAGACACGGCGGGGAAGGTGTCCGCATCCACCACTCCTATCTGCCTCAGTCCCAGGGAGTTCACCAGATAATTGGCGACGATGGAGCCGACCAGACCTACGGAGGGGAACCCGTCGACGACGT comes from the Methanomassiliicoccus sp. genome and includes:
- a CDS encoding PAS domain S-box protein, producing the protein MNDPIHHITMYLNPLANEGLWTVDAHDRTDQINERGASILGHTAEEMMGRPTTDFLFPEDVDDELNWLKELRKGRGGICERRLRHRNGSEVWISSSTVPIFDDAGQYAGAMRIFLDITDERGPGVGTKRERADLFSTMFSSNPSAMSIVRASDSRLVDVNESWLRLFEFGREEVIGRSVRDLNIYDEDRSEIGHTIVRRPGEGGAREQEVLAHTRRGRPLTLMVVNVRVTVDGADHILSTAVDITENKAREENFRHLIKYAPTAIFEIDFRGPRLTSINEAMSDLTGYSQEELLSMDPADLLVGSDRERFRMDIERGLSGKRTEASVEYRIRTKDGVTITAAFSLKSSYENGKQVGALVVGHDVTKLRRTEEVLSHLNERFEMAQKAARVGVWDWDITTGKIEWSKEMYNLLGLHPAEDEANFDTWNSVLHLDDVEIANERIQRSLRDHTFLDNEYRVVRRDGQVIWVNALGQGEYNDQGQPVRMIGICVDITGRKTVEEALKESQRTFRSLFSSSNEGIALHELVLDHDGAARDYRIVDVNPAFERATDMPRERAIGALASELYGTGEAPFLETYAQVERTGEPIFFETYFEPMRRHFQISAFKPKEGQFATTFVDISKLKKAQRQIEVQRARLRTVIDNAPGALVVADDKGR
- a CDS encoding VOC family protein, whose product is MNHTIIHFEIPANDLGMMKEFYSRVFGWKANDVPGMDYAVMHTVPTDEKGMLLEPGVNGGIYQRTSKVQVPINYIQVESVDDYMDRVTSEGGSILAPKQHIQGVGYIAWVSDPEGNPIGLITPQM
- a CDS encoding cation:proton antiporter, which gives rise to MTNGFMLEVGVIMLVAFTGAALAGRFKQSAILGYIAAGIFIGPFIHIEIGGLSYHGLIHDTSLINAISQLGIILLMFFVGLKFSITKLRKVRRPAIILSIFNIGINLFTGVLLGTALGWPFMDTLFLALIVSMSSAGVALKSLLEMDRLNNAETDFLLGVMVAQDFISSIFLALLGGLVVKSGGNVTVMGFIVGVAIFIVFFVVLALVVIPRTISYLVKMKNDEMFVLFALGLVCLSAALAEFFSIPGMIGAFFIGMTFAETRITDRIEEKIAPFRDAFVAVFFMAFGMMIDPTLFPSVIGIVALAVVLVILDDVFLTAVVSFFMGYTPRQSLFVSTSMCARGDESILYASIARQAASSTKGAELYPLAGAFTFVLSAVCPFLMRRSYRIADALARKMPHFIKYSAGVISRTLGKIILPGDGFRLYKGSRSLLCAELFYLACMIALILTNGQAHYIAFGLTIAASLIVWVVLQNVLGPIVRQINYYNLCTVPGSHMLISRYVASLVMATLMTAACVAFTFSLYWPTVLLILMAYLMWFILLMKVFYDQTCADSRYAKHPLMPYPSYSYMHRPSMEVSDSPRLNHRKRWKEF
- a CDS encoding RNA 3'-terminal phosphate cyclase, with protein sequence MDDRYGAPATVMEVRGHGRGSIVRCYYRSEEDGGRRGLVMKIDGSYGEGGGQLLRCAVALSALTGIEVEVSDIRAKRGRPGLAAQHLTAVMGVAALCDAEVENAYVGSTFIRFRPGPVIGGSYKLDVGTAGSITLVLQACMLASLMSPAVTELEIIGGTNVRMSPPVDYYYQVLYPLLERMGYDVDLQLERRGFYPQGGGRVTASLAPCPSLTPLRLQARGEMEEVGGVCFSQNLPDHVAQRMEHACRKAFIGGNLELRAHRSAGPSTGAGTALYARYRHTVLGGDGLGEKGVPAERVGEAAVSCLRTEMEGPGTLDTHAADQLLPYMALAMGPSVFTVREVTSHLLTQMWLLRQFLPVEFEMQDVAQGVSVRVLPNRTSPGP
- a CDS encoding proteasome assembly chaperone family protein, with protein sequence MSNIRIIEIEEMNIRGAYVVDGFPSVGLVGSIVANYLVNSLGLRQIGVVDADTFPAVSMIKSGIPTSPVRVYAGEINKGKDRMVVFVSEFQPLPQDIKELGKVIMDWVEDHKCRMIISPEGISTKQSNPPPDIKDVIDHVMGVGSTEEARNMLSSNQIPIFEAGVIVGLSGVLLNEGFNRLFDVITILSEASTEFPDARAAAAVTMAINKLVLEGTLDIEPLLKEAEAIENSLKDMYERAGKEDELRKVTAPGMYG